From a single Lolium rigidum isolate FL_2022 chromosome 7, APGP_CSIRO_Lrig_0.1, whole genome shotgun sequence genomic region:
- the LOC124677465 gene encoding DNA-directed RNA polymerases IV and V subunit 2-like isoform X2: MEDPPRDNGQWTSSPEPELEPMMLDDNGESRSDTMDDSNGQSSMGVDRDQSFMDADMNGKSSLDLDDESKGKYSSSHPEVPIDISLGSLEKFCKEASRSFFDEVGLISHQLNSYNHFVSHGLQELFDSLEEITVEPDYDPSKKGPGGWRHAIIKFGKVKLDKPVFWSEKKSRDLNLKPRHARLQNMTYSSKMEVDVNIKVYSMEKSDKAKAGNDLSGHSKDLIVDKNQPMHIGRLPVMVNSNLCWLHKDKKSEHKDKKSEYGSKEIDCLFDSGGYFLIKGIEKVFIAQEQKCLTRIWVADRPCWTVSYSSEIKIRRIYIKLIDSTKNNDISISSDKEAFEMIDTGDSDASVMDAISATINESDELCEGFRKSSKARQYVDDLVKSQKFPPAESFDDYVSKNLFPGIRGNRNKAYFLGYMVKCLLMAFTGRRKCDNKDDFRNKRLELPGELLGRELRAHLRHAERLMVKALQRDLNSDRDLEFPLHCLDSSIITNGINRAFSTGAWCHPSKRNERCPGVVATLRRTNPLQTMSDLRKSRLQVAYAGKVGDARYPNPSYWGKMCFMSTPDGENCGLVKNLAVTAIVSSKVAQPLIDRFVSCGMNKLDEIHVEEIPKMDKIFLNGDWVGSCTDPDSFVRRLRCMRRGGLVDPQVEIKRDKHQSPGEVRVFSDAGRILRPLLVVENLNKITKRKGHPYSFQTLLQQEIIEFIGVEEEEDIRCAWGIKHLFPTSEEEDPGYTHCELDGSFLMGLSCGLIPFANHNFARRVLYQSEKHSQQAIGYSTTNPRTRVDTLSHQLFYPQKPLFKTFTADCIGRSNYPFGRKDDFSRPEYSNGQNAIVAVNVHQGFNQEDSLILNRASLERGMFRTELIRSYKAEVDTKGPIKRLKMKEKVNFGKMQSKKGRVDNLDDDGLPYVGASLQSGDIVIGKVSESGEDHSIKLKHTEKGIVQRVLLSANDEGKNFAAVSLRQVRAPCVGDKFSSMHGQKGVAGFLECQENFPFTRQGIVPDVVINPHAFPTRQTPGQLLEAALGKGITLGGKIRYATPFTTASVEVISEQLHKAGFQRWGAESVLNGHTGARTESLIFMGPTFYQRLTHMSEDKVKFRNTGPVHPLTRQPVADRKRFGGVKFGEMERDCLLAHGAAANLHERLFMLSDFSEMHVCQTCERAANVIIRPVQGGKKIRGPYCGFCQSLENIVKIPVPYGSKLLYQELFSMGICLKFKTEVR, from the exons AGGTCGTTTTTTGACGAGGTTGGTCTGATTAGCCATCAGTTGAATTCCTACAACCACTTCGTCTCGCATGGGCTACAGGAGCTTTTTGATTCACTAGAGGAAATAACCGTCGAGCCGGATTATGATCCTTCAAAGAAAGGACCAGGTGGCTGGAGGCATGCCATCATCAAGTTTGGGAAAGTGAAACTGGACAAGCCTGTATTTTGGTCTGAAAAGAAGTCACGTGACCTCAATCTCAAGCCGAGACATGCTCGCCTCCAAAATATGACATATTCTTCCAAAATGGAAGTAGACGTGAATATTAAG GTTTATTCCATGGAGAAAAGTGACAAGGCTAAAGCAGGGAATGATCTTTCTGGTCACAGCAAAGATCTTATTGTGGATAAAAATCAACCTATGCATATTGGTCGCCTTCCAGTTATGGTTAATTCAAACTTATGCTGGTTGCATAAAGATAAGAAAAGTGAGCATAAAGATAAGAAAAGTGAGTACGGAAGTAAGGAAATTGACTGCCTTTTTGATTCTGGTGGATATTTTTTGATCAAGGGAATAGAGAAG GTATTTATTGCGCAAGAGCAAAAATGTTTGACCAGGATTTGGGTTGCTGATCGGCCTTGCTGGACTGTCTCTTATTCGTCTGAAATCAAAATAAGAAGAATATATATCAAACTAATTGATTCTACAAAGAATAATGATATCA GCATATCATCTGACAAGGAAGCATTTGAGATGATAGACACGGGAGACTCTGATGCTTCTGTTATGGACGCGATATCTGCAACTATTAATGAATCAGATGAACTGTGTGAAGGCTTTCGTAAGTCCAGTAAAGCCCGCCAGTATGTTGATGATTTGGTCAAGAGCCAAAAATTTCCTCCAGCAGAGTCGTTTGATGATTATGTTTCCAAAAATCTGTTTCCTGGTATAAGAGGGAATAGGAATAAAGCATATTTCTTAGGTTACATGGTCAAATGCCTTCTAATGGCTTTTACTGGGAGGCGCAAATGTGATAATAAGGATGACTTCAGGAACAAGAGGTTGGAGCTACCTGGTGAATTGCTTGGAAGAGAACTTCGGGCACATCTTAGGCATGCGGAGAGACTAATGGTTAAGGCCTTGCAGAGAGATTTGAATAGTGACCGTGATTTGGAATTTCCTCTGCACTGCCTTGATTCTTCAATTATTACTAATGGTATAAATCGTGCCTTTTCTACTGGTGCTTGGTGCCATCCCTCCAAAAGAAATGAAAGATGCCCAGGAGTTGTTGCAACGCTAAGGAGAACAAATCCTCTTCAAACGATGTCAGACTTGAGGAAAAGTCGCCTGCAGGTTGCTTATGCTGGGAAAGTTGGTGATGCAAGATATCC CAATCCGTCCTACTGGGGAAAGATGTGTTTTATGTCCACCCCTGACGGAGAAAACTGTGGACTTGTTAAAAATCTAGCTGTGACTGCTATTGTTAGCTCTAAAGTGGCACAGCCATTGATTGACAGATTTGTTTCTTGTGGAATGAATAAACTGGATGAAATTCATGTTGAGGAGATTCCTAAAATGGAtaagatcttcctcaatggcgattGGGTAGGATCCTGTACTGATCCAGATTCATTTGTCAGGCGTTTACGGTGCATGAGACGCGGCGGTCTGGTTGATCCACAG GTTGAAATCAAAAGGGACAAGCACCAATCTCCTGGAGAAGTACGGGTGTTTTCTGATGCAGGGCGAATCCTCAGACCTCTTCTTGTGGTTGAGAATCTAAATAAAATTACAAAACGGAAGGGCCACCCTTACTCTTTTCAGACACTATTGCAACAAGAAATAATTGAGTTCATTGGtgttgaagaggaggaagatataAGATGTGCCTGGGGAATTAAGCACCTATTTCCAACCAGCGAGGAGGAGGATCCTGGTTATACTCACTGTGAGCTGGATGGATCTTTTCTGATGGGATTAAGTTGTGGTCTTATCCCATTTGCAAATCACAATTTTGCTCGAAGGGTGCTGTACCAGTCGGAAAAACACTCGCAGCAAGCTATTGGATACTCCACAACAAATCCACGAACCAGAGTTGATACTCTTTCCCATCAACTTTTCTACCCTCAGAAACCCCTTTTCAAAACATTTACAGCTGATTGTATTGGAAGATCAAATTATCCTTTTGGAAGAAAAGATGATTTTTCTAGGCCAGAGTATTCCAATGGACAAAATGCAATAGTGGCAGTCAACGTTCATCAGGGATTCAACCAAGAGGACTCACTGATTTTGAATAGGGCTTCTCTTGAACGGGGTATGTTTAGAACTGAGCTCATCCGGAGTTATAAGGCAGAAGTAGATACCAAAGGGCCCATCAAACGACTGAAAATGAAGGAAAAGGTAAACTTTGGTAAAATGCAAAGCAAGAAAGGGCGAGTTGACAATCTGGATGACGATGGATTACCATACGTGGGTGCAAGTCTCCAGAGTGGTGACATTGTAATTGGCAAAGTGTCAGAATCTGGTGAAGACCATAGTATTAAACTGAAGCATACGGAAAAGGGAATAGTCCAGAGAGTGTTGCTCTCAGCCAACGATGAGGGGAAGAATTTTGCTGCTGTGTCTTTAAGACAG GTTCGAGCACCTTGCGTCGGAGATAAATTTTCTAGCATGCATGGACAGAAAGGTGTTGCTGGTTTTCTAGAATGCCAGGAGAATTTTCCTTTTACTCGCCAAGGAATAGTTCCGGATGTTGTGATAAATCCGCATGCCTTTCCTACCCGTCAAACTCCAGGCCAGCTGCTTGAAGCTGCTTTGGGGAAGGGAATCACTCTTGGTGGTAAAATTAGATATGCAACACCATTCACAACAGCATCAGTTGAAGTTATCTCGGAACAATTGCACAA GGCTGGATTTCAAAGATGGGGAGCTGAAAGCGTTCTCAACGGCCACACTGGTGCAAGAACGGAATCACTGATTTTCATGGGTCCTACCTTCTACCAGAGGCTGACACACATGTCTGAAGACAAGGTGAAATTCCGGAACACCGGGCCAGTGCATCCCCTCACGAGGCAACCCGTCGCGGACAGGAAGAGGTTTGGAGGAGTCAAGTTTGGAGAAATGGAGCGCGACTGCCTCCTCGCCCATGGCGCGGCTGCCAACCTACACGAGCGGCTCTTTATGCTCAGCGACTTTTCGGAGATGCACGTCTGCCAGACATGCGAGCGGGCGGCGAACGTCATCATAAGGCCTGTCCAGGGAGGGAAGAAGATCCGAGGCCCCTACTGTGGGTTCTGCCAGTCTTTGGAGAACATAGTCAAGATTCCTGTCCCCTACGGCTCGAAGCTGCTCTACCAGGAACTCTTCAGCATGGGGATCTGCCTCAAGTTCAAGACCGAGGTCCGCTAG
- the LOC124677465 gene encoding DNA-directed RNA polymerases IV and V subunit 2-like isoform X1 — MEDPPRDNGQWTSSPEPELEPMMLDDNGESRSDTMDDSNGQSSMGVDRDQSFMDADMNGKSSLDLDDESKGKYSSSHPEVPIDISLGSLEKFCKEASRSFFDEVGLISHQLNSYNHFVSHGLQELFDSLEEITVEPDYDPSKKGPGGWRHAIIKFGKVKLDKPVFWSEKKSRDLNLKPRHARLQNMTYSSKMEVDVNIKVYSMEKSDKAKAGNDLSGHSKDLIVDKNQPMHIGRLPVMVNSNLCWLHKDKKSEHKDKKSEYGSKEIDCLFDSGGYFLIKGIEKVFIAQEQKCLTRIWVADRPCWTVSYSSEIKIRRIYIKLIDSTKNNDISGTKIISISFLYANMPIWLMFFALGISSDKEAFEMIDTGDSDASVMDAISATINESDELCEGFRKSSKARQYVDDLVKSQKFPPAESFDDYVSKNLFPGIRGNRNKAYFLGYMVKCLLMAFTGRRKCDNKDDFRNKRLELPGELLGRELRAHLRHAERLMVKALQRDLNSDRDLEFPLHCLDSSIITNGINRAFSTGAWCHPSKRNERCPGVVATLRRTNPLQTMSDLRKSRLQVAYAGKVGDARYPNPSYWGKMCFMSTPDGENCGLVKNLAVTAIVSSKVAQPLIDRFVSCGMNKLDEIHVEEIPKMDKIFLNGDWVGSCTDPDSFVRRLRCMRRGGLVDPQVEIKRDKHQSPGEVRVFSDAGRILRPLLVVENLNKITKRKGHPYSFQTLLQQEIIEFIGVEEEEDIRCAWGIKHLFPTSEEEDPGYTHCELDGSFLMGLSCGLIPFANHNFARRVLYQSEKHSQQAIGYSTTNPRTRVDTLSHQLFYPQKPLFKTFTADCIGRSNYPFGRKDDFSRPEYSNGQNAIVAVNVHQGFNQEDSLILNRASLERGMFRTELIRSYKAEVDTKGPIKRLKMKEKVNFGKMQSKKGRVDNLDDDGLPYVGASLQSGDIVIGKVSESGEDHSIKLKHTEKGIVQRVLLSANDEGKNFAAVSLRQVRAPCVGDKFSSMHGQKGVAGFLECQENFPFTRQGIVPDVVINPHAFPTRQTPGQLLEAALGKGITLGGKIRYATPFTTASVEVISEQLHKAGFQRWGAESVLNGHTGARTESLIFMGPTFYQRLTHMSEDKVKFRNTGPVHPLTRQPVADRKRFGGVKFGEMERDCLLAHGAAANLHERLFMLSDFSEMHVCQTCERAANVIIRPVQGGKKIRGPYCGFCQSLENIVKIPVPYGSKLLYQELFSMGICLKFKTEVR; from the exons AGGTCGTTTTTTGACGAGGTTGGTCTGATTAGCCATCAGTTGAATTCCTACAACCACTTCGTCTCGCATGGGCTACAGGAGCTTTTTGATTCACTAGAGGAAATAACCGTCGAGCCGGATTATGATCCTTCAAAGAAAGGACCAGGTGGCTGGAGGCATGCCATCATCAAGTTTGGGAAAGTGAAACTGGACAAGCCTGTATTTTGGTCTGAAAAGAAGTCACGTGACCTCAATCTCAAGCCGAGACATGCTCGCCTCCAAAATATGACATATTCTTCCAAAATGGAAGTAGACGTGAATATTAAG GTTTATTCCATGGAGAAAAGTGACAAGGCTAAAGCAGGGAATGATCTTTCTGGTCACAGCAAAGATCTTATTGTGGATAAAAATCAACCTATGCATATTGGTCGCCTTCCAGTTATGGTTAATTCAAACTTATGCTGGTTGCATAAAGATAAGAAAAGTGAGCATAAAGATAAGAAAAGTGAGTACGGAAGTAAGGAAATTGACTGCCTTTTTGATTCTGGTGGATATTTTTTGATCAAGGGAATAGAGAAG GTATTTATTGCGCAAGAGCAAAAATGTTTGACCAGGATTTGGGTTGCTGATCGGCCTTGCTGGACTGTCTCTTATTCGTCTGAAATCAAAATAAGAAGAATATATATCAAACTAATTGATTCTACAAAGAATAATGATATCAGTGGGACCAAAATCATTTCCATTTCCTTTTTGTATGCCAATATGCCTATTTGGCTAATGTTTTTTGCTCTAGGCATATCATCTGACAAGGAAGCATTTGAGATGATAGACACGGGAGACTCTGATGCTTCTGTTATGGACGCGATATCTGCAACTATTAATGAATCAGATGAACTGTGTGAAGGCTTTCGTAAGTCCAGTAAAGCCCGCCAGTATGTTGATGATTTGGTCAAGAGCCAAAAATTTCCTCCAGCAGAGTCGTTTGATGATTATGTTTCCAAAAATCTGTTTCCTGGTATAAGAGGGAATAGGAATAAAGCATATTTCTTAGGTTACATGGTCAAATGCCTTCTAATGGCTTTTACTGGGAGGCGCAAATGTGATAATAAGGATGACTTCAGGAACAAGAGGTTGGAGCTACCTGGTGAATTGCTTGGAAGAGAACTTCGGGCACATCTTAGGCATGCGGAGAGACTAATGGTTAAGGCCTTGCAGAGAGATTTGAATAGTGACCGTGATTTGGAATTTCCTCTGCACTGCCTTGATTCTTCAATTATTACTAATGGTATAAATCGTGCCTTTTCTACTGGTGCTTGGTGCCATCCCTCCAAAAGAAATGAAAGATGCCCAGGAGTTGTTGCAACGCTAAGGAGAACAAATCCTCTTCAAACGATGTCAGACTTGAGGAAAAGTCGCCTGCAGGTTGCTTATGCTGGGAAAGTTGGTGATGCAAGATATCC CAATCCGTCCTACTGGGGAAAGATGTGTTTTATGTCCACCCCTGACGGAGAAAACTGTGGACTTGTTAAAAATCTAGCTGTGACTGCTATTGTTAGCTCTAAAGTGGCACAGCCATTGATTGACAGATTTGTTTCTTGTGGAATGAATAAACTGGATGAAATTCATGTTGAGGAGATTCCTAAAATGGAtaagatcttcctcaatggcgattGGGTAGGATCCTGTACTGATCCAGATTCATTTGTCAGGCGTTTACGGTGCATGAGACGCGGCGGTCTGGTTGATCCACAG GTTGAAATCAAAAGGGACAAGCACCAATCTCCTGGAGAAGTACGGGTGTTTTCTGATGCAGGGCGAATCCTCAGACCTCTTCTTGTGGTTGAGAATCTAAATAAAATTACAAAACGGAAGGGCCACCCTTACTCTTTTCAGACACTATTGCAACAAGAAATAATTGAGTTCATTGGtgttgaagaggaggaagatataAGATGTGCCTGGGGAATTAAGCACCTATTTCCAACCAGCGAGGAGGAGGATCCTGGTTATACTCACTGTGAGCTGGATGGATCTTTTCTGATGGGATTAAGTTGTGGTCTTATCCCATTTGCAAATCACAATTTTGCTCGAAGGGTGCTGTACCAGTCGGAAAAACACTCGCAGCAAGCTATTGGATACTCCACAACAAATCCACGAACCAGAGTTGATACTCTTTCCCATCAACTTTTCTACCCTCAGAAACCCCTTTTCAAAACATTTACAGCTGATTGTATTGGAAGATCAAATTATCCTTTTGGAAGAAAAGATGATTTTTCTAGGCCAGAGTATTCCAATGGACAAAATGCAATAGTGGCAGTCAACGTTCATCAGGGATTCAACCAAGAGGACTCACTGATTTTGAATAGGGCTTCTCTTGAACGGGGTATGTTTAGAACTGAGCTCATCCGGAGTTATAAGGCAGAAGTAGATACCAAAGGGCCCATCAAACGACTGAAAATGAAGGAAAAGGTAAACTTTGGTAAAATGCAAAGCAAGAAAGGGCGAGTTGACAATCTGGATGACGATGGATTACCATACGTGGGTGCAAGTCTCCAGAGTGGTGACATTGTAATTGGCAAAGTGTCAGAATCTGGTGAAGACCATAGTATTAAACTGAAGCATACGGAAAAGGGAATAGTCCAGAGAGTGTTGCTCTCAGCCAACGATGAGGGGAAGAATTTTGCTGCTGTGTCTTTAAGACAG GTTCGAGCACCTTGCGTCGGAGATAAATTTTCTAGCATGCATGGACAGAAAGGTGTTGCTGGTTTTCTAGAATGCCAGGAGAATTTTCCTTTTACTCGCCAAGGAATAGTTCCGGATGTTGTGATAAATCCGCATGCCTTTCCTACCCGTCAAACTCCAGGCCAGCTGCTTGAAGCTGCTTTGGGGAAGGGAATCACTCTTGGTGGTAAAATTAGATATGCAACACCATTCACAACAGCATCAGTTGAAGTTATCTCGGAACAATTGCACAA GGCTGGATTTCAAAGATGGGGAGCTGAAAGCGTTCTCAACGGCCACACTGGTGCAAGAACGGAATCACTGATTTTCATGGGTCCTACCTTCTACCAGAGGCTGACACACATGTCTGAAGACAAGGTGAAATTCCGGAACACCGGGCCAGTGCATCCCCTCACGAGGCAACCCGTCGCGGACAGGAAGAGGTTTGGAGGAGTCAAGTTTGGAGAAATGGAGCGCGACTGCCTCCTCGCCCATGGCGCGGCTGCCAACCTACACGAGCGGCTCTTTATGCTCAGCGACTTTTCGGAGATGCACGTCTGCCAGACATGCGAGCGGGCGGCGAACGTCATCATAAGGCCTGTCCAGGGAGGGAAGAAGATCCGAGGCCCCTACTGTGGGTTCTGCCAGTCTTTGGAGAACATAGTCAAGATTCCTGTCCCCTACGGCTCGAAGCTGCTCTACCAGGAACTCTTCAGCATGGGGATCTGCCTCAAGTTCAAGACCGAGGTCCGCTAG
- the LOC124671010 gene encoding probable pectinesterase/pectinesterase inhibitor 58, producing the protein MANKAATASIIAAVGVVAVIGTIAAVMTSRKAHGEGAPMATSVRLSELCSSTQYPEKCEKSLSPVVNETSNPEDVFRAALQVALDEVGAVFVRYTDVGKDAADSVTKSAIAECKKLLNDAISDLKDMTGLRADQVLQHVNDLRFWLSGAMTYVYTCADGFDKPELKEAMDKLLQNSTELSSNALAIVTKVGEVLQSQDGYKKIAGGSRRLLGWNNGGDAATTEESRRRLLAVNGRLDEIADVRDASRRLLSETLDEIAEMSHDGSRRLHSFMLTDDDSNANDGSGPEFDVVGRRRLMMSMDASMFSGISNLSKETDLVRRRLMSMSFNDASSESGAEVKYDQDGNKRKLLSFSFQDESSMTRAEGPDPDGYGPVESQRRLLSMPFDSASATTGTEVNYAQEGNRRRLLSAQIESIADMSAHINRRLLATELPEDLAGKRQLLSNTLIMVQDVANEANGQLEAIDKGEEDERRVLTTDVIGTIEDLDDHNHQHRTLLSAGAFPEWVPSKARRLLQLPGTQKPNAVVAADGSGNFKTITEAVNAAPKKSTARFVIYVKAGDYKEYVTVPKDLTNIFMYGDGPTKTRVIGDKSNKGGFATIATRTFSSEGNGFICKSMAFVNTAGPDGHQAVAMHAQGDFSVFFNCRFEGYQDTLYVHANRQFFRNCEVLGTIDFIFGNSAALFQNCLMTVRKPMDNQGNMVTAHGRTDKNMPTGLVLQGCKIVPEQALFPVRLTIPSYLGRPWKEYARTVVMESTIGDLIKPEGWSEWMGDLGLSTLYYAEYANTGPGAGTSKRVTWPGYRVIGQAEATHFTAGVFVDGTNGSWVQNSGAPNVMGFIK; encoded by the exons ATGGCCAACAAGGCCGCCACCGCCAGCATCATCGCCGCCGTGGGCGTCGTGGCCGTCATCGGCACGATCGCGGCCGTCATGACCTCCCGGAAGGCCCACGGCGAAGGCGCGCCCATGGCCACCAGCGTCAGGCTCTCCGAGCTCTGCTCCTCCACGCAGTACCCGGAGAAGTGCGAGAAGAGCCTCAGCCCCGTGGTGAACGAGACCTCCAACCCGGAGGATGTCTTCCGGGCCGCGCTCCAGGTTGCCCTTGACGAGGTCGGCGCCGTGTTCGTCCGCTACACCGACGTCGGCAAGGATGCCGCTGACAGCGTGACCAAGAGCGCCATCGCTGAGTGCAAGAAGCTCCTCAACGACGCCATCTCGGATCTCAAGGACATGACAGGCCTTAGGGCCGACCAGGTGCTCCAGCACGTAAACGACCTGAGGTTCTGGCTCTCCGGTGCCATGACGTACGTCTACACCTGCGCCGACGGCTTCGACAAGCCAGAGCTCAAGGAGGCCATGGACAAGCTGCTCCAGAACTCCACCGAACTCAGCAGCAACGCGTTGGCCATCGTCACCAAGGTCGGCGAGGTCCTGCAGAGCCAGGACGGCTACAAGAAGATCGCTGgagggagccgccggcttctcggaTGGAACAACGGCGGCGACGCCGCCACAACAGAGGAAAGCAGGCGCCGCCTTCTGGCCGTGAATGGCAGGCTGGACGAGATCGCCGACGTGAGAGACGCGAGCCGGCGGCTGCTGTCCGAGACGCTGGACGAGATCGCCGAGATGTCCCACGACGGAAGCCGCCGCCTCCATAGCTTTATGCTGACCGACGACGATTCCAACGCCAACGACGGCAGCGGCCCCGAGTTCGACGTCGTTGGGCGCCGCCGGCTGATGATGAGCATGGATGCCTCGATGTTCAGCGGCATCTCCAACTTGAGCAAGGAAACCGACCTCGTCCGGCGCCGGCTGATGAGCATGTCGTTCAACGACGCGTCGTCCGAGAGCGGCGCCGAGGTTAAATACGATCAGGACGGAAACAAGCGCAAGCTGTTGAGCTTCTCCTTCCAGGACGAGTCGTCCATGACCCGCGCCGAGGGTCCAGATCCAGACGGGTACGGCCCGGTCGAAAGCCAGCGCAGGCTGCTGAGCATGCCCTTCGATAGCGCGTCCGCCACGACCGGCACCGAGGTAAATTACGCCCAGGAAGGAAACAGGCGAAGGCTTCTGTCCGCGCAGATCGAGAGCATCGCCGACATGTCGGCCCACATAAACCGCCGCCTCCTCGCGACGGAACTCCCCGAGGACCTCGCCGGAAAGCGCCAGCTCCTGTCCAACACGCTCATCATGGTTCAGGACGTAGCCAACGAGGCCAACGGCCAGCTGGAGGCGATCGACAAGGGCGAGGAGGATGAGCGGAGGGTGCTGACGACGGACGTGATCGGCACGATCGAAGACCTCGACGACCACAACCACCAGCACCGGACGCTGCTGTCCGCCGGCGCGTTCCCGGAGTGGGTGCCATCCAAGGCCCGGAGGCTCCTGCAGCTTCCCGGTACGCAGAAGCCCaacgcggtggtggcggcggacggGAGCGGCAACTTCAAGACCATCACGGAGGCCGTGAACGCTGCTCCCAAGAAGTCCACCGCCCGCTTCGTCATCTACGTCAAGGCCGGCGACTACAAGGAGTACGTCACCGTCCCCAAGGATCTTACCAACATCTTCATGTACGGTGACGGGCCAACCAAGACCCGCGTCATCGGCGACAAGAGCAACAAGGGGGGCTTCGCAACCATCGCCACCCGCACCTTCT CGTCGGAGGGGAACGGGTTCATCTGCAAGTCGATGGCGTTCGTGAACACGGCAGGACCGGACGGGCACCAGGCGGTGGCGATGCACGCGCAGGGGGACTTCTCGGTCTTCTTCAACTGCAGGTTCGAGGGGTACCAGGATACGCTGTACGTGCACGCCAACAGGCAGTTCTTCCGCAACTGCGAGGTGCTGGGCACCATCGACTTCATCTTCGGCAACTCGGCGGCGCTGTTCCAGAACTGCCTCATGACGGTGCGGAAGCCGATGGACAACCAGGGCAACATGGTGACCGCGCACGGCCGCACGGACAAGAACATGCCCACCGGCCTCGTGCTCCAGGGCTGCAAGATCGTGCCGGAGCAGGCGCTGTTCCCGGTCAGGTTGACGATCCCCAGCTACCTCGGCCGGCCGTGGAAGGAGTACGCCAGGACGGTGGTCATGGAGAGCACCATCGGGGATCTCATCAAGCCGGAGGGGTGGTCGGAGTGGATGGGTGACCTCGGCCTCAGCACCCTCTACTACGCCGAGTACGCAAACACCGGCCCCGGCGCCGGCACCAGCAAGAGGGTGACctggcccggctaccgcgtcatcGGGCAGGCCGAGGCCACGCACTTCACGGCCGGCGTGTTCGTCGACGGCACTAATGGCAGCTGGGTACAAAACTCCGGCGCGCCGAACGTCATGGGATTCATCAAATGA